In Streptomyces pluripotens, the genomic window GCACCGGCGGCCAGGTGTTCGTCGAAGGGCACGACCACCACGCCGCGGGTCCGTGTCTCGAAGTGCGCCACGATGTCCTCGACCTTGATCATCTTGCCGGTCTCACGGACTCCCGAGATCACGGTGAGGGACCTGGAGACCAGATCCGAGTAGCCGTGCGCGGAGAGCCAGTCCAGTGTCGTACTGGCGCTGCTCGCCCCGTCGACGGACGGCGTGGAAATGATGATGAGCTGGTCGGCGAGGTCCAGCACGCCGCGCATCGCGCTGTACAGCAGACCCGTGCCCGAGTCGGTCAGGATGATCGGGTACTGGCGGCCGAGCACGTCGATCGCGCGCCGGTAGTCCTCGTCGTTGAACGCGGTGGACACGGCCGGGTCCACGTCGTTGGCGATGATCTCCAGGCCGGAGGACGCCTGGGAGGTGAACCGGCGAATGTCCATGTAGGAGTTCAGGTACGGGATCGCCTGGACGAGGTCGCGAATGGTGGCCCCGGTTTCGCGGCGCACGCGCCGCCCGAGCGTACCGGCGTCCGGGTTGGCGTCGATGGCGAGGATCTTGTCCTGTCGTTCGGTGGCGAGAGTGGAACCGAGAGCGGTGGTCGTGGTCGTCTTGCCGACGCCGCCCTTGAGGCTGATGACCGCGATCCGGTAGCAGGACAGCACCGGAGTGCGGATCAGCTCCAGCTTGCGCTGCCGCTCGGCCTCCTCCTTCCGGCCGCCCAGTTTGAACCGGGAGGCCGCCGCTGCGGGCCGGCCGCTCTTGGCCTTCTGCTTCTTGTTGTTGAGCAGCCGGTCCGAGGACAGCTCCACGGCAGCGGTGTAACCCAACGGGGCGGCACCGAGGTTGGTCGGCTGCCGCTGGTCGTGCTGAACGGGCTGTGGCCATCCGGTGCCGGAACGGGGGTCGACCGGGGCGTGCGGAGGTTGGACCTGGCCCTGGGACGGGACCTCGGGTGCTTGCGTGACCGGCGGGTGCTGTGTGACCTGCGGAGACGGGGGAAACCCGTAACCGCTGCGCTGGATCGCGGGGTTGGGGATACCGGCCTGCGCCGGGTTGCCTGACGAGGGAAACCCGTAACCGCCGGGCTGAGCGTGGTCGGCCGGATGTGGATGCGGTCCGGCCTGTGCGGGCATCGGCGGTGTGGGCACGCCGGGTTGGCCGGGCTGGTTCCAGGTCGCGGGAGCGGCCTGCGGTGCCCGCGGCTGGAACGGCTGTTGCTGGCCGGGTGTACCGACCTGGTCCTGCCCGGTCATCGGCTGCTGGCCGGGCTGCCGAGGGGCGGGCTGTGTGGGCCACTGTGCTGCTGCCGTCGGGGCGGCGGGTTGGTACGCGGGCGGCAGTGGAGGCATCCCGTCCTGCATCACCGGCGGAGGGGTCCAGGCAGGCTGGGAGTCCTGGGGAGCTGGGGGAACGGGTGGTGCGGTGTTCTGCGGGGTAGCTTCGCGTGGTGTGCCGTCCTGCGGCGCGATGGTCCGCGGGACGTCATGAGATTGGGGGCCGGTCCGCACGGTGTCGTTCTGCGCTGCACTGGGTTGAGACGAGCCGTCCTGCGCCGTGGTGCTCTGCACTACGGCTTCCGTTGGCACTGCGCCCGTGAAGGGCGGAGTCCCCGTATTCCCGTCCTCGGCGGAGGTTTCCCGCGCGTCGGCTGTCTCTGCGGACTCGGGCACGGGGCTGCCGTGCGCCCGTGCACCACTCCGCTCCTCGCCCGGCCCTCCGGCTTCAGGTTCGTCGGTCTTGGCAACGGGGCCTGCCAGCGGGCCCTCCTGACCGAAGGCCTCGTCCTCGCCCTTCTCGACGTTGTCCTCGGTGGAGCCGGCATTCCCGGTGAAGTCGTCCGGTGCCGCAGCGGCCCCGGCCGTGGTCGCGGAGTCGCCGTCCTGCCTCGCGCCGGCGCCCTCAGTACCTTCGGTGGCGTTGACACCTGAGACCGGGGCTTCCTCGACGGCCGGACCTGAACCCTCCGCGGAACCTCCAGTACCGGATTCGCCGGGCTTCTCCACGTCGGCCGCGTGTTCGGCGATCTGGGCCATCTCGCGCTTGAGAGCGACGGCGGAGAACCGCATGGTTTCCCCGCTCTCCAGGTCGCCGTTGCTCGTTTCCGGCTCAACCGCAGCAAAGGCACCCTCATCTTCGGGCTGCACTGGCTGCACCTGTGGGCCCTGTAGGCGTTGCGGCTGCTGCAGTTCGAAACCCTCGGGCAGCTTGGGCATCGGTACGGGGCTTCCGGCCGGCGGCGCAGGCTGCCCGGACGGGACGGGCGCCGTCTCTGCCGACGCGGTCGTGGGCAGAGACGGAGGCACGAACGGGGTGCCACTCTGCGGCGGAGCGAACGGAGTCCCCCGTGATGGCGTGAACGGCGTCCCCTTGGGTGGGGTGCCCGACGGCTGGACGGTGGGCGGCGGGGGCGACCAGGGAACCGGCCCGCTCGATGGGTACGCCGGAACCCCGGAAGGCGGTGAAGCATCCGGATCGCCGGGCGCGCCGACGTCGTTCGGCTCGGCGAAACCGCCGTCCACGCTCCCTGAGCCGGTCTCCGCACCGGCTGAGCCCGAGCCCCTGGACGCGTTCTGCGTGTACCAGGCCGGGGGCGCGTAGTCGATGGTGAACTCGCCCGTGGTCTCGACGGCCTCCGCGTCGGGCTGGTCATCGCCCGGTGGGGCCCAGCCCCCGCGCATCCCGTCCCGATCGCTGCTCACAGTTCCTCCTGGTGTGGTCGAACACCCTCATACCGTGCCGGGGCGACCATGTCGTGTCGTTCCTAGTCGTCCGTGGTCGTTCGGGGCAGCCCGGTCCACTGGCTCTCCCCCTGGGACATCGACGTTCGGTCCACGGGTCCTGCCATCGCGCCCGGCTCCCAGCCTAATCACCACCAGCCACACCTCGGCAGGCCCGCCCACTTCTCAGTAAGCACCATCAGGTCACGGCACGCCCGGCATCGCCCGTCGCGGCCTGCGTCTCGGAGGCGGAACCAGGCAGCAAACGGCGAACATGAGACGAACCGGCAACGCATGAGTCGGGGATGACGATGTGAACGAAAGTGATGGAAGTGGTCCGTTCAGTCCATCCGGCGGGGCGTACCCAACAATCCGGTCTCGGCATCGGTCGGTTGCGTCAGCACGTACTGCCGGTCGTGGTCGGTGCACCACAGCGTGACGCCATCGGGCAGTGCCGGCAGCGACTCCACCTCGGTCCGTGACAACCCCATGGCACGGCCCAGTTCGGTGGCTTCGTCTGGCGAGACCCGCTGGATGCCGGCCAGCCGAGCCTGCCGCAGCAAACGGGGCGCCACCGGGCTGAGATACGGCAGCAGCGTCAACACCGACTGCCAGGGCCCGGACACCACCCGTCCGCGTGGCGGTCGCATACCGCAGTCCCGCACCACCAACGCGGGCGTACCTGCGGAGGCACCCTGGGGCGGCACCCGCCCGACCTCGTACACGGACAGGCCGTTCTGCCCGCCGCCCATGGCGTGCACCATCTGCATCCAAGCCTGCGGTCGACCGGTCTCCACCGCGACCCGGGCACCTGTAGCCGCCGAACGCAGCGCCAGTACCTGCGCGGTCCACATACCGCCGATCAGTACGACGTCGTATGGGGTGGGCCGGTTGATGCCCAGCACGGCCGGCTGCCCCTCCGCGTCTACCCCGGCCACCACACCGTCGTCGCCGATGGGCAGAGCGAGTGTGTCCAATTGCTGCGCGGGCAGTGCGTGCCGGCCATGCCGGGGCCCTAGGAGGCCCAAGCCGTGCTGCAGCCGCTCACCCATCCGTCGAAGCCCGGATGGCTCGGGCGCTCCGTGCGCGACCGCGTCCGGAGGCACGGGCAGGGTGGGAACCGCCGTCACCGCGCACCTCCGAGGGGCAGTGTGGCCAGCACGCCGGGCAGCTGCTCACGGTCGAGCCGGGCGAGACCGGCACCGGCCTGCCGAGCCGCTTCCTCCAACGCCTGCCGCGCCGCCACCAGTTCGTCGTCGCTGCGCCCCGTCACTCGCAGATGTCCGCAGAGCACGAACTCCTGCCGCTCCCCCTGCGCGAGTGTGAGGCTGAAGGTGGTGGCCAGGGCCGGTATCGCCGTGACGTGGGCCACGAACTGGGGCAGCGACTCACCCCCGCCGCCACCCAGTTGGGGCCAGCGTCTGATCCAGTACGTCGTGTGCCGCCGGTTGTCGCAGCGCCAACTGCGGCCGGACTCCTCTGTTCGCCGCTCCCTGGTCTCGCTGCGTCCCGCCTCAGCAGTGACCAGCGGGTTGGCGCAGGCCGAGGTGGCGAGCGCGGCGACCAACTCCTCCTCGTCGAGCACGCGTGCCCGGAATCCGGCTCCGCTCAGCCGGCTCGCCAGATGGTCCGCGGTCCGCACGACGCACTTCTGCGCACCGAGCAGTCCGCCCCCGCGCGCGGCCACGGCCTCCGCGCACAGCTCGGGGTCGAGCTTGAGGGCGACCCAGGTGATGCGTACCGCCGGGGCACCCGTCCGTTCCTGCAAGGGGGCGTAGTTGGCGACGGCCACGGATTGCTGGGGCAGATGTAGTGCGGGTGCGGGCTGCGTGTGCAGCACCACCTGGGCCGACTCCAATCGGATCCCGTCCACCTCAAGCGCGTCCCTCACCACCCCCAGAGGCAGTGGCTGTCTGCTTCGCTCGGCCCGCAGCGCGGTTGCGTCGGCCTCCACCTGGAGCACGGCGGTGACGAAGGTACCGTCCCCGACGATCCCGACCGGACGCCGGTCACGCGGACCGTAGGAGGAAGTGCGCAAGGCCGGCTCGCACTCCACGGCCGGGACCAGCCCGGGCTCCGTGCCCGGGGGGATCAGCAGGTGAGCCGCCCGCTTCTGCCGGGCCCGCAACTGCCGTGCGGTGCCCACCCACTCCGGCAGGGTGCGCCCCCGCCGCCGAACGCAGGCCAGCAACACCAGTACCAGCGCGACGGCCGTGGCAGGGACGAGCAGGACCGTCCCGGCCACCCAGCCGATGACGAGTACGGCTGTCGCCAGTTCCAGCAGCACGAGCCGTTGCAAACGAAACGGACCGGCCAGTCCCTGCCGGGGTCTGAGGAGGAGCATGACCGGCTGGGGCGCCGTGCCACGCCGAGCGAACGCCTCGCCTGGCGCCGACTCCGACCCGGCCGCGCGACCTCGTGTCGCCGACCGGTCGCGGTCTCGCGCCCGCGTTCCGGAAGCCATCACTCCATCCCCCCGTTTGCATACAACTCACTGGAACCAGGCCACTGAACAAGGCCCTTGAGGGCCCAGGTACCCTACCCGCTCCACGAGACCCGCTCCGTACCAGGCATAGTAGGGGCCGGGTCCGACAACGGAGGGCGGGGGAGCGTGTTCCCCGCCGCGCTCCGGGTGAGACACGGGGAGAAACAGGCACAGATGGCATCTCGGCGGGACCAACTCAACGCCTACACCTTCGCGAAGCGCCGCATGCTCGCGTCGTTCGTGCAGTCGTCACCGGATGCCTCGGACGAGGGGGCGCCTCGGCCGCTGCGAGCCCTCCTACCCGGTGCGATCGTCGGTGTGGTCGTCCTCGCGGCTTTCGGCGCCTGGGGCATGTTCAAGCCCACGGCCCCACAGGGCTGGGACGCTCCCGGGCAGAAGGTGATCATCGCCAGCAAGTCCACCACGCGGTATGTCGTATTGACGACGGACCATAAGGCTCAGCTCCACCCGGTTCTCAACATGGCGTCTGCCGAACTCGTCCTTGATACCCAGAGCGGCGTGGACGTCGTCACCGTTGACGAGTCGATCCTCGACAGCGGCAAGGTCCCACACGGTGTCACCATCGGCATCCCCTACGCCCCCGACCGGCTGCCCTCCGGTGAGGAGGCCGGCCGGGC contains:
- a CDS encoding SCO5717 family growth-regulating ATPase, yielding MSSDRDGMRGGWAPPGDDQPDAEAVETTGEFTIDYAPPAWYTQNASRGSGSAGAETGSGSVDGGFAEPNDVGAPGDPDASPPSGVPAYPSSGPVPWSPPPPTVQPSGTPPKGTPFTPSRGTPFAPPQSGTPFVPPSLPTTASAETAPVPSGQPAPPAGSPVPMPKLPEGFELQQPQRLQGPQVQPVQPEDEGAFAAVEPETSNGDLESGETMRFSAVALKREMAQIAEHAADVEKPGESGTGGSAEGSGPAVEEAPVSGVNATEGTEGAGARQDGDSATTAGAAAAPDDFTGNAGSTEDNVEKGEDEAFGQEGPLAGPVAKTDEPEAGGPGEERSGARAHGSPVPESAETADARETSAEDGNTGTPPFTGAVPTEAVVQSTTAQDGSSQPSAAQNDTVRTGPQSHDVPRTIAPQDGTPREATPQNTAPPVPPAPQDSQPAWTPPPVMQDGMPPLPPAYQPAAPTAAAQWPTQPAPRQPGQQPMTGQDQVGTPGQQQPFQPRAPQAAPATWNQPGQPGVPTPPMPAQAGPHPHPADHAQPGGYGFPSSGNPAQAGIPNPAIQRSGYGFPPSPQVTQHPPVTQAPEVPSQGQVQPPHAPVDPRSGTGWPQPVQHDQRQPTNLGAAPLGYTAAVELSSDRLLNNKKQKAKSGRPAAAASRFKLGGRKEEAERQRKLELIRTPVLSCYRIAVISLKGGVGKTTTTTALGSTLATERQDKILAIDANPDAGTLGRRVRRETGATIRDLVQAIPYLNSYMDIRRFTSQASSGLEIIANDVDPAVSTAFNDEDYRRAIDVLGRQYPIILTDSGTGLLYSAMRGVLDLADQLIIISTPSVDGASSASTTLDWLSAHGYSDLVSRSLTVISGVRETGKMIKVEDIVAHFETRTRGVVVVPFDEHLAAGAEVNLDMMRPKTREAYFNLAAMVAEDFTRHQQAHGLWTSDGNPPPVAAPPMPGQPVPDQPVPGQLHPQNQPVYGPPYPQNQPVYGQPHPQNQQPQPPQQGQPYPQVPGPPYPQAASGQPYAPQPGYPQAGRPQSQPPGQPPHAQPPQRQQPPQAPPQQQ
- the eccE gene encoding type VII secretion protein EccE, whose protein sequence is MASGTRARDRDRSATRGRAAGSESAPGEAFARRGTAPQPVMLLLRPRQGLAGPFRLQRLVLLELATAVLVIGWVAGTVLLVPATAVALVLVLLACVRRRGRTLPEWVGTARQLRARQKRAAHLLIPPGTEPGLVPAVECEPALRTSSYGPRDRRPVGIVGDGTFVTAVLQVEADATALRAERSRQPLPLGVVRDALEVDGIRLESAQVVLHTQPAPALHLPQQSVAVANYAPLQERTGAPAVRITWVALKLDPELCAEAVAARGGGLLGAQKCVVRTADHLASRLSGAGFRARVLDEEELVAALATSACANPLVTAEAGRSETRERRTEESGRSWRCDNRRHTTYWIRRWPQLGGGGGESLPQFVAHVTAIPALATTFSLTLAQGERQEFVLCGHLRVTGRSDDELVAARQALEEAARQAGAGLARLDREQLPGVLATLPLGGAR